The proteins below come from a single Desulfitobacterium metallireducens DSM 15288 genomic window:
- the trxA gene encoding thioredoxin, translated as MAGANVKTFTTENWNQDVLGSEKPVLVDFWATWCNPCRMVAPIVEELADEYLGKVVIGKLNVDEQGPVASQYGVMSIPTLGVFKGGQLVDKIVGFRGKADLVKMLNAHA; from the coding sequence ATGGCAGGAGCAAATGTTAAAACGTTTACAACAGAAAATTGGAATCAAGATGTACTTGGTTCGGAGAAGCCAGTCTTAGTAGATTTTTGGGCAACTTGGTGTAATCCATGCCGTATGGTAGCACCGATCGTAGAAGAGTTGGCTGATGAGTATTTAGGTAAAGTTGTAATTGGTAAGTTGAATGTTGATGAGCAAGGTCCAGTTGCAAGTCAGTATGGCGTAATGAGTATTCCAACTTTAGGTGTCTTTAAAGGTGGCCAATTGGTTGATAAAATCGTTGGTTTCCGTGGTAAAGCAGATCTTGTTAAAATGCTGAATGCTCACGCTTAA
- a CDS encoding metal-sensitive transcriptional regulator — protein MNECPYSDAKEDLLRRLKKVEGQVKGIQRMVENDKYCVDVLVQVAAVRAAVNKVGTMIFEYHSRGCLKKASRDEEDKDAAIEDLVGVLTKFIK, from the coding sequence ATGAACGAATGTCCTTATTCTGATGCGAAGGAAGACCTTCTTCGCCGCTTGAAAAAAGTAGAGGGTCAAGTAAAAGGAATCCAACGCATGGTTGAAAATGATAAGTACTGCGTAGATGTGTTGGTTCAAGTTGCTGCAGTTAGAGCGGCTGTGAACAAAGTCGGTACAATGATTTTCGAATACCATTCCCGGGGATGTTTAAAAAAAGCGAGTAGGGATGAAGAGGATAAAGACGCTGCGATTGAAGACCTCGTTGGGGTACTCACAAAATTCATAAAATGA
- a CDS encoding replication-associated recombination protein A yields the protein MDDLFSVTFNPNQVAPLADRMRPRTINEYIGQSHILGPGKLLRRAIEADRISSLILYGPPGTGKTSLAHVIAQATAASFVRINAVSSGVKEIREIIQNATEQLHLYGKKTLVFCDEVHRFNKGQQDALLPAVENGTITFIGATTENPFFEINSALLSRSTLFQLNPLTPEELRQGLQQALMDNERGLGQYAVEIVPDAWEHWLNYANGDLRRALNALELAVLTTSPVDGIRHISMEVAEESIQQRAMRFDKNGDNHYDIISAFIKSMRGSDPDAALYWLAVLLESGEDPRFIVRRIIVHASEDVGLADPQVMLQAQAAANALEWLGLPEARIPIAQAVLAIVTAPKSNSAYDAINSALDYVRTHPTGEVPRHLRDAHYPGAKKLEHGKGYLYPHTYPGHWVEQQYLPESVETPGFFTPSGLGQDVGNRGKWDHGE from the coding sequence ATGGATGATCTCTTTTCAGTAACCTTCAACCCAAATCAAGTTGCCCCACTCGCAGACCGAATGCGTCCACGGACCATTAATGAATATATCGGCCAATCTCATATCCTCGGGCCTGGGAAACTTTTACGACGGGCCATCGAAGCAGATCGTATCAGCTCTCTCATCTTATATGGACCACCCGGAACAGGCAAAACCTCGCTTGCCCATGTCATTGCTCAAGCCACCGCTGCTAGTTTTGTGCGTATTAATGCCGTATCCTCTGGAGTAAAAGAAATTCGCGAGATTATTCAAAACGCCACAGAACAACTCCATCTCTATGGAAAAAAAACGCTAGTCTTCTGCGATGAGGTTCATCGCTTTAACAAAGGACAGCAAGACGCGCTATTACCCGCTGTCGAAAACGGAACAATTACCTTTATCGGAGCCACAACGGAAAATCCTTTTTTTGAAATCAACTCTGCTCTACTGAGTCGCTCAACCTTGTTTCAACTTAATCCCTTAACTCCTGAGGAACTTCGTCAAGGTTTGCAGCAAGCTTTAATGGATAATGAACGAGGTCTAGGCCAATATGCGGTTGAGATTGTCCCTGACGCCTGGGAGCACTGGCTCAATTATGCAAATGGTGATTTACGCCGAGCCCTTAATGCTCTCGAGCTTGCTGTTTTAACCACTTCACCAGTCGACGGAATCCGTCATATTTCAATGGAAGTAGCTGAAGAATCTATTCAACAGCGAGCCATGCGTTTCGATAAAAACGGAGATAACCATTATGATATTATTTCAGCTTTTATCAAAAGTATGCGAGGCTCTGATCCGGATGCTGCCCTTTACTGGTTAGCCGTCTTATTAGAATCCGGCGAAGACCCTCGCTTTATTGTCCGCAGAATTATCGTCCATGCTTCTGAGGATGTTGGTCTAGCAGATCCCCAAGTAATGCTCCAGGCTCAGGCTGCCGCTAATGCTTTGGAATGGCTGGGGTTACCGGAAGCCCGTATCCCGATCGCCCAAGCGGTCCTCGCCATTGTAACAGCACCCAAAAGCAACAGTGCCTATGATGCCATTAATAGTGCCCTGGATTATGTTCGTACACATCCTACTGGAGAAGTACCCCGTCACTTACGCGACGCTCACTATCCAGGCGCCAAAAAATTAGAGCATGGTAAAGGATACCTTTATCCCCACACTTACCCAGGCCACTGGGTTGAGCAACAATATCTGCCAGAAAGTGTTGAAACGCCTGGTTTCTTCACCCCTTCTGGGTTAGGTCAAGATGTTGGCAACCGGGGAAAATGGGATCATGGAGAGTAA
- the aspS gene encoding aspartate--tRNA ligase has product MTVLSERIEAGSLRANYDGQVVRLLGWVQRRRDHGGVIFVDLRDRSGLVQVVFNPEIPNFTTAERLRSEFVVSILGRVRLRPEGATNPNLPTGEIEVVAEELEILNAAKTPAFYIQDDVDVDETVRLKYRYLDLRRPEMQKVFKTRSKVSQIMRNFFDSRGFYEIETPMLTKSTPEGARDYLVPSRVHPGEFYALPQSPQIFKQLLMVSGMEKYFQIVRCFRDEDLRADRQPEFTQLDVEMSFVEVEDILPMMEELIAGIFTEFTGKDIPRPFVRLTYKEAMERFGSDKPDMRFGMEFVDVAEVVANSNFKVFTDTLAKGGRVKGICAKGCAGMPRRELDGLVEYVHQFGAKGLAYIVLGEEGVKSPIAKFFTEEQLQELISLMRGETGDILFFIADKESVVAEALGHFRLELGKRLDLIPEGALNFLWVTEFPLLEWDEEQKRFVAIHHPFTAPMDEDLDVLKTEPGKARAKAYDVVLNGIELGGGSIRIHKRDVQEQMFELLGFTPENARAQFGFLMDAFEYGTPPHGGIALGLDRLIMLLTGKDTIRDVIAFPKTQSAADLMSHAPSPVADKQLKELHIKTNIPDLKTK; this is encoded by the coding sequence ATGACAGTATTATCAGAACGGATTGAGGCAGGAAGTTTGCGGGCGAATTATGACGGACAAGTCGTTCGTTTACTTGGGTGGGTACAACGTCGGAGAGACCATGGTGGAGTGATTTTTGTCGATCTTCGCGATCGTTCAGGTTTAGTGCAAGTTGTCTTTAATCCAGAAATTCCAAATTTCACGACCGCGGAACGGTTACGGTCAGAATTCGTAGTTTCCATTTTAGGAAGAGTCCGTCTTCGCCCTGAGGGAGCAACAAATCCCAATTTGCCTACTGGAGAAATTGAAGTCGTTGCTGAAGAATTAGAAATTTTAAATGCTGCGAAGACCCCAGCATTTTATATTCAGGATGATGTCGATGTGGATGAAACGGTTCGTTTGAAATACCGTTATCTTGATTTGCGTCGGCCTGAGATGCAGAAAGTTTTTAAAACACGGAGTAAAGTTTCCCAGATCATGCGAAACTTTTTTGACAGCCGTGGTTTCTATGAGATAGAGACTCCTATGCTTACGAAATCCACACCAGAAGGAGCACGGGATTATCTCGTACCGAGCCGTGTTCATCCCGGTGAATTCTATGCTCTGCCTCAATCACCACAGATTTTTAAGCAGCTCTTGATGGTTTCCGGAATGGAGAAATACTTCCAGATTGTACGATGTTTCCGAGATGAAGATTTGCGGGCTGATCGTCAACCTGAGTTTACCCAGTTGGATGTTGAGATGTCTTTTGTTGAGGTTGAAGATATTTTACCCATGATGGAAGAATTAATCGCCGGTATTTTTACGGAATTTACAGGCAAAGATATTCCTCGTCCGTTTGTGCGCTTAACGTATAAGGAAGCAATGGAACGTTTTGGATCGGATAAGCCGGATATGCGCTTTGGCATGGAATTCGTTGATGTAGCTGAGGTTGTTGCAAATTCCAATTTTAAAGTGTTCACAGATACTTTGGCCAAAGGGGGTCGGGTTAAAGGGATTTGTGCTAAGGGATGTGCAGGAATGCCACGACGCGAGCTTGACGGTTTGGTGGAATATGTTCATCAGTTTGGCGCGAAAGGCTTAGCCTATATTGTTCTGGGAGAAGAAGGAGTCAAATCCCCGATTGCTAAGTTCTTTACGGAAGAACAGTTACAAGAACTGATTTCATTGATGCGGGGAGAAACGGGAGATATTCTTTTCTTTATTGCTGATAAGGAATCGGTGGTAGCAGAAGCATTAGGACATTTCCGGTTAGAGCTAGGTAAGCGCTTAGATCTCATTCCCGAAGGAGCCTTAAACTTCCTTTGGGTTACAGAATTCCCTCTTTTAGAATGGGATGAAGAGCAGAAACGGTTTGTCGCCATTCATCATCCATTTACTGCTCCTATGGATGAAGATTTAGACGTGTTGAAAACTGAACCTGGCAAAGCACGGGCTAAAGCCTATGATGTGGTCTTGAACGGCATTGAATTAGGGGGCGGGAGTATCCGGATCCACAAACGTGATGTTCAAGAGCAAATGTTTGAATTGCTAGGATTCACTCCTGAAAACGCGAGAGCTCAGTTTGGATTCCTGATGGACGCCTTTGAATATGGGACACCTCCACATGGCGGAATCGCTCTTGGCCTTGACCGCTTAATCATGCTTCTAACAGGCAAAGATACGATCCGAGATGTGATTGCTTTCCCGAAAACACAAAGCGCAGCTGATTTGATGAGCCACGCACCGTCTCCGGTAGCTGATAAACAACTTAAAGAGCTTCATATCAAAACGAATATTCCAGACCTTAAAACCAAATAA
- a CDS encoding DNA-deoxyinosine glycosylase, whose translation MFIQGLKPVIDQHSHVLILGSMPSEESLRKQEYYANPRNQFWRILGTLFSSELLTNTAYAQKLEFILHYKFALWDVIATCEREGSLDSHIKSPQPNPFAELLAQYPEIRYVAFNGKKAFEVFNRQVGFELKEGLVYQTLPSTSPANTVSWERKLNEWQLLRTWIR comes from the coding sequence ATGTTTATTCAAGGGCTCAAACCTGTTATTGATCAGCATTCCCATGTGCTTATTCTAGGCTCAATGCCGAGTGAAGAATCCCTTCGCAAACAAGAATATTATGCAAATCCTCGTAATCAGTTCTGGAGGATTCTAGGTACCTTGTTTTCATCAGAACTTCTAACAAATACGGCATATGCTCAAAAGTTGGAGTTCATTTTGCATTATAAATTCGCCCTTTGGGACGTTATTGCAACCTGCGAGAGGGAAGGAAGCTTGGACTCTCATATTAAGTCCCCTCAGCCTAATCCCTTTGCCGAACTATTGGCTCAATACCCAGAAATTCGCTATGTAGCGTTTAATGGGAAAAAGGCTTTTGAAGTGTTTAACCGCCAGGTCGGCTTTGAGCTAAAAGAGGGATTAGTCTATCAAACGCTTCCTTCAACAAGTCCTGCGAATACCGTATCTTGGGAACGAAAACTAAACGAATGGCAGCTCCTTCGGACCTGGATTCGATGA
- a CDS encoding RrF2 family transcriptional regulator, with protein MKLSTRSRYGVKAMFDLAQHAGEGPISLKSIAERQGISEHYLEQLISGLRKAGLVTSIRGAQGGYVLGREADQIRVGDVIRVLEGSIAPVDCVSEEDPECCQKAKYCVTRTIWEKVRDSIADVVDSITLANMVQDAKGKESERNFDIFYN; from the coding sequence TTGAAGCTTTCAACACGGAGCCGATATGGTGTAAAAGCGATGTTTGACTTGGCTCAACATGCCGGTGAAGGACCGATTTCCTTAAAAAGTATCGCCGAACGACAGGGTATTTCGGAGCATTACTTAGAACAACTCATTTCAGGCTTACGAAAAGCGGGTCTGGTTACAAGTATTCGTGGTGCCCAAGGAGGTTATGTCTTGGGTAGGGAAGCAGATCAGATTCGAGTGGGTGACGTGATTCGTGTTCTAGAGGGATCCATTGCGCCCGTGGATTGCGTATCAGAGGAAGACCCCGAATGTTGTCAAAAAGCAAAATATTGCGTGACCCGAACCATTTGGGAAAAAGTGCGGGATTCGATTGCCGATGTAGTCGATTCTATTACTTTAGCAAATATGGTTCAGGATGCCAAGGGAAAAGAATCTGAACGCAATTTTGATATTTTTTATAATTAA
- the hisS gene encoding histidine--tRNA ligase, giving the protein MAIQRPKGTQDLLPGVVEKWQDLEQQIRKICREYGYEEIRTPMFEATELFQRGVGETTDIVNKEMYSFLDKGDRSVTLRPEGTASVCRAYVENKLYGGPQPVKLYYMGPMFRYERPQAGRFRQFHQFGVEVLGADKPIVDAEVITLVWDLYNRLGLKGLEVHVNSVGCPTCRAEHRTKLQEFLAPRREQLCKDCQDRFERNPMRILDCKNPTCQEITQGAPTTLDTLCLECSEHFQELQELLTAAGVRYKVDPRLVRGLDYYRKTAFEVLVEDIGAQSAICGGGRYDGLVQEVGGPQTPGIGFAMGMERVLNAIYASGQVTERAPKEFVMFIALGEAAQKKAFSLVSQLRSKGISASIDLLGRSLKSQLKTADKAQAHYAAILGEDELTRQVVILRDLALGEQLEVPITDVLDDLMRKWEEEV; this is encoded by the coding sequence GTGGCGATTCAGCGTCCCAAAGGAACACAGGATCTTTTGCCAGGTGTTGTCGAAAAGTGGCAAGATCTAGAGCAGCAAATTCGTAAGATTTGTCGGGAATATGGATATGAAGAAATCCGTACCCCGATGTTTGAAGCAACGGAACTCTTTCAACGCGGTGTGGGCGAAACCACAGATATTGTAAACAAGGAAATGTATAGTTTCCTTGATAAAGGGGATCGTTCCGTCACCTTACGGCCAGAAGGAACAGCTTCAGTTTGCCGAGCCTATGTCGAGAATAAGTTATATGGGGGTCCGCAGCCTGTAAAGTTATATTACATGGGACCCATGTTTCGCTACGAGCGGCCTCAAGCGGGACGATTCCGTCAATTTCATCAATTCGGAGTTGAGGTATTAGGAGCGGACAAGCCTATCGTCGATGCTGAAGTCATTACTTTGGTGTGGGATCTTTATAACCGGTTAGGGTTAAAAGGGTTAGAAGTACATGTCAACTCAGTCGGCTGTCCAACCTGTCGTGCTGAACACCGCACGAAGCTCCAAGAATTCCTGGCCCCTCGTCGAGAACAGCTCTGTAAGGATTGTCAGGACCGCTTTGAGCGGAACCCCATGAGGATTCTGGATTGTAAAAATCCAACCTGTCAGGAAATCACACAAGGTGCACCGACAACGTTGGATACACTTTGCCTGGAATGTTCTGAGCATTTTCAGGAGTTACAGGAACTCTTGACGGCAGCAGGGGTCCGTTATAAAGTGGATCCTCGTCTTGTACGTGGTTTAGATTATTACCGGAAGACTGCCTTTGAAGTCCTAGTTGAGGATATTGGTGCCCAAAGTGCAATTTGTGGCGGGGGCCGTTACGATGGACTTGTTCAAGAAGTGGGTGGTCCACAGACTCCGGGAATCGGATTTGCGATGGGGATGGAACGTGTTCTCAACGCGATCTATGCTTCTGGTCAGGTTACAGAACGAGCTCCTAAGGAATTCGTGATGTTTATCGCGTTAGGTGAGGCTGCACAGAAGAAAGCCTTTTCTTTAGTTAGCCAGTTAAGAAGCAAAGGTATCTCAGCGAGTATAGATTTACTGGGGAGAAGCTTAAAATCGCAATTAAAAACTGCGGATAAAGCACAAGCCCACTACGCGGCTATTCTTGGTGAAGATGAATTGACCCGCCAGGTGGTTATCCTGCGTGATTTAGCCCTTGGGGAACAATTAGAAGTACCAATTACTGACGTATTAGATGATCTTATGCGTAAATGGGAGGAAGAAGTATGA
- a CDS encoding EAL and HDOD domain-containing protein, with amino-acid sequence MDVFVARQPILDRRGILLGYELLFREGVDNYFNLPNGDQATGRLISSSFFAMGIEQFTGGKKAFINFTSNLLKNETATLLPQETVVIEILETVNPDAEIIEVCQKLKNAGYLLALDDFVLTPAVIPLLQYADIIKVDFLATRPEHRKILIERLGKKAKFLAEKVETVEAYQEAFRLGYHYFQGYYFSKPVIIEGKDISLCKMNSLRLLKEVYRKEFDTEYLEQIIKADVSLSYKLFKFINSSFFGFKSKISSIRQALSLIGPQELKKWISLMTIGNISEGKPQELVVQSYIRATFAEAIARELGMGEKSSEFFLMGLFSLIDAVLDQSLEKICKQLPLCDDIMKALQGSQNIYRAILDLMICYEKGDWSKLSAIVIELNLIQMRIPQLYAQSLEKADFFISQGVA; translated from the coding sequence TTGGATGTATTTGTCGCAAGGCAGCCAATTCTCGACCGTAGGGGAATATTATTGGGATACGAACTCTTATTTCGTGAGGGTGTAGATAATTACTTTAATTTGCCCAATGGAGATCAGGCTACAGGAAGGTTGATTTCCAGTAGTTTTTTTGCGATGGGAATTGAACAGTTCACAGGGGGCAAGAAGGCGTTTATTAATTTTACCTCCAATTTGCTTAAAAATGAAACTGCAACCCTGCTGCCTCAAGAGACTGTTGTCATAGAAATTTTAGAAACGGTAAATCCTGATGCGGAAATTATCGAGGTCTGTCAAAAACTAAAAAATGCAGGCTATCTTTTAGCGCTTGATGATTTTGTCTTGACTCCAGCGGTTATTCCTCTGCTTCAATATGCAGATATTATCAAGGTCGATTTCTTAGCGACGCGTCCGGAGCATCGGAAAATCTTAATCGAACGGCTGGGGAAGAAAGCTAAATTTCTTGCTGAGAAAGTGGAAACGGTTGAAGCTTATCAGGAAGCGTTCAGGCTAGGTTATCATTATTTTCAAGGATATTATTTTAGCAAACCCGTAATTATTGAAGGCAAGGATATTTCTCTCTGTAAAATGAATTCGCTAAGACTTCTTAAAGAAGTTTATCGGAAGGAGTTTGACACTGAATATTTAGAACAAATCATTAAAGCAGATGTATCTCTTTCCTACAAACTTTTTAAATTTATTAACTCTTCATTTTTTGGCTTTAAATCGAAAATTTCTTCAATCCGCCAGGCCTTGTCCCTAATTGGACCTCAGGAATTGAAAAAATGGATTTCTCTAATGACTATTGGGAATATTAGCGAAGGAAAACCACAAGAGCTTGTTGTTCAATCCTATATACGGGCTACCTTTGCAGAAGCCATTGCGCGAGAATTGGGTATGGGCGAGAAGAGCTCTGAATTTTTTTTAATGGGGTTGTTTTCGTTGATTGATGCGGTTTTAGATCAGTCATTGGAGAAAATCTGTAAGCAACTTCCATTATGCGATGATATAATGAAAGCCTTACAAGGATCTCAAAACATCTATCGTGCTATACTAGATTTGATGATTTGTTATGAGAAAGGGGATTGGTCGAAGTTGAGTGCTATAGTAATTGAACTCAATCTGATTCAGATGAGAATCCCACAACTCTATGCTCAGTCCTTAGAAAAAGCAGATTTTTTTATTTCACAAGGGGTAGCTTAA